A genomic region of Devosia ginsengisoli contains the following coding sequences:
- a CDS encoding Gfo/Idh/MocA family protein, producing the protein MHLDAARAAGATVVGVWDENPAHAAAFGEKHALPAAATMGEGLALEPDLVVLMGHPSTLPARAHALIEVGIPLILEKPAASSTAAIAELAQLASARGTFVGIPLPNRFGPIFSAFRQLQETGRAGRLAHASFRLVNGPPERYRQDAVGWLLDPPIGGGGALRNLGIHGVDAVLSLAQGPVTLVSANIGNRIHDEAVDDHALLVLTDTAGTLFTVEAGYTYASMAPGGEFEWRMVTANATLVDRGDSASCVTLDDASTRALPPEPTATRYRLFMADTLQRLRDGRPPAITLNDYLAAMTLIDAAYAKAES; encoded by the coding sequence ATGCACTTGGATGCAGCGCGTGCAGCGGGCGCGACAGTGGTTGGCGTATGGGACGAAAACCCGGCCCATGCCGCAGCATTCGGCGAAAAACACGCGCTGCCCGCCGCGGCCACCATGGGCGAGGGGCTGGCATTGGAGCCCGATCTCGTCGTGCTGATGGGGCACCCATCCACCCTGCCGGCCCGCGCGCATGCGCTGATCGAAGTGGGCATTCCCCTGATTCTGGAAAAGCCCGCCGCCAGTAGTACGGCAGCCATCGCGGAACTGGCCCAGCTTGCTAGCGCACGCGGCACCTTTGTCGGCATACCACTGCCCAACCGCTTCGGCCCGATCTTCAGCGCCTTCAGGCAATTGCAGGAGACCGGTCGCGCCGGCAGGCTGGCCCATGCCAGCTTCCGGCTGGTGAATGGGCCGCCGGAGCGCTATCGCCAGGATGCCGTGGGCTGGCTGCTCGATCCCCCCATTGGCGGTGGCGGCGCCTTGCGCAATCTGGGCATTCACGGCGTCGATGCCGTGCTGAGCCTGGCGCAGGGGCCGGTCACCCTGGTCTCGGCCAATATCGGCAATCGCATCCATGACGAGGCGGTGGACGACCATGCCCTGCTGGTGCTGACCGATACGGCCGGCACGCTGTTCACTGTCGAGGCCGGCTATACCTATGCCTCCATGGCGCCCGGCGGCGAATTCGAATGGCGGATGGTGACGGCCAACGCCACGCTGGTGGATCGCGGCGACAGCGCCAGTTGCGTCACGCTCGATGATGCGAGCACACGCGCATTGCCGCCCGAACCGACGGCCACACGCTATCGCCTCTTCATGGCCGATACGCTGCAGCGCCTGCGCGACGGCCGCCCGCCGGCGATCACCCTTAACGACTATCTCGCGGCGATGACCCTCATCGATGCCGCATATGCAAAGGCAGAATCATGA
- a CDS encoding FadR/GntR family transcriptional regulator — protein MSNLKSMTPLSRAPLLHVTVQESLKDYIETNQLKAGDPLPPETFLAQQLGVGRNSMREAIKALESLGILETRRGIGVFVKEFSFKPLLDNLAYGLQDSLRDVEELREIRRVLETGLIGKTIAMISEADLAALRDVTARMKVRAERQESFAEEDQRFHQLLFRCQNNHMLSALIDIFWTAFNKASNFNNLDNPEPLDTWRDHHEIVEAVARKDVEQARKRLDDHYRGIQQVIARNRTEPSKA, from the coding sequence ATGTCGAATTTGAAATCGATGACGCCGTTGAGCCGGGCCCCTCTCCTCCATGTCACCGTGCAGGAGAGTCTCAAGGACTATATCGAGACCAACCAGCTCAAGGCCGGCGACCCGCTGCCGCCCGAAACCTTCCTGGCCCAGCAATTGGGCGTGGGGCGCAATTCGATGCGCGAAGCGATCAAGGCGCTGGAATCCCTGGGTATCCTCGAGACGCGGCGCGGCATCGGCGTCTTCGTCAAGGAATTCTCGTTCAAGCCGCTGCTCGACAACCTGGCCTATGGTCTGCAGGACTCGCTGCGCGACGTCGAGGAATTGCGCGAAATCCGCCGCGTGCTCGAAACCGGGCTGATCGGCAAGACCATTGCCATGATCAGCGAGGCGGACCTAGCCGCTTTGCGCGATGTCACGGCGCGCATGAAGGTGCGGGCCGAGCGGCAGGAGAGCTTTGCCGAGGAGGACCAGCGCTTTCACCAGCTGCTGTTCCGTTGCCAGAACAATCACATGTTGAGCGCGTTGATCGACATCTTTTGGACGGCTTTCAATAAGGCCTCCAACTTCAACAATCTCGACAATCCCGAGCCGCTCGATACGTGGCGGGACCATCACGAAATCGTCGAAGCGGTCGCCCGCAAGGACGTAGAGCAGGCACGCAAGCGCCTGGACGATCACTACCGCGGCATCCAGCAGGTCATTGCCAGGAACCGCACAGAACCATCCAAAGCCTGA